The following coding sequences lie in one Loxodonta africana isolate mLoxAfr1 chromosome X, mLoxAfr1.hap2, whole genome shotgun sequence genomic window:
- the RBMX2 gene encoding RNA-binding motif protein, X-linked 2 isoform X2, whose translation MNPLTKVKLINELNEREVQLGVADKVSWHSEYKDSAWVFLGGLPYELTEGDIICVFSQYGEVVNINLVRDKKTGKSKGFCFLCYEDQRSTVLAVDNFNGIKIKGRTIRVDHVSNYRAPKDSEELDDVTRELQEKGCGVHTPSPSSSEGSDDDKSTKKHKKGYQYKSMVSSRLPQVCKPCSSCICQV comes from the exons ATGAA CCCTTTGACTAAGGTGAAGCTGATCAACGAGCTGAATGAGCGGGAGGTCCAGCTTGGGGTGGCCGATAAGGTTTCCTGGCACTCCGAGTACAAGGACAGCGCCTGGGTCTTCTTGG GAGGGCTTCCTTATGAACTGACTGAAGGAGACATCATCTGTGTGTTCTCACA ataTGGAGAGGTTGTTAACATTAATCTCGTGAGGGACAAGAAGACTGGAAAATCCAAAGGGTTCTGTTTCCTCTGCTATGAAGACCAGAGGAGCACAGTCCTGGCCGTTGATAACTTCAATGGGATCAAG ATTAAAGGACGAACCATCCGGGTGGATCATGTGTCTAACTACCGTGCTCCAAAGGACTCAGAAGAGTTGGATGATGTGACCAGAGAGCTCCAGGAGAAGGGCTGTGGGGTGCACACCCCCTCACCAAGTTCGTCTGAGGGCTCTGATGATGACAAATCcacaaaaaagcacaaaaaag GATATCAATACAAGTCCATGGTGTCCAGCCGTCTCCCTCAGGTTTGTAAGCCTTGTTCCTCCTGTATTTGTCAAGTCTGA
- the RBMX2 gene encoding RNA-binding motif protein, X-linked 2 isoform X1, with product MNPLTKVKLINELNEREVQLGVADKVSWHSEYKDSAWVFLGGLPYELTEGDIICVFSQYGEVVNINLVRDKKTGKSKGFCFLCYEDQRSTVLAVDNFNGIKIKGRTIRVDHVSNYRAPKDSEELDDVTRELQEKGCGVHTPSPSSSEGSDDDKSTKKHKKDKKEKKKRKKDKDKTDQEVQAEPLSSSSSPRSKMMKEKEEPGLNKHCSKNSERAQKAESREGRKHHPSSPEVRTTWRDGAADPEREPRKEKPKQELKSSSRREEREEKNRDRDRGRSSDTHSSWPNGRSEGHSHRSRSRSRERFRRHKRARHSRDWEASNPSDRRHN from the exons ATGAA CCCTTTGACTAAGGTGAAGCTGATCAACGAGCTGAATGAGCGGGAGGTCCAGCTTGGGGTGGCCGATAAGGTTTCCTGGCACTCCGAGTACAAGGACAGCGCCTGGGTCTTCTTGG GAGGGCTTCCTTATGAACTGACTGAAGGAGACATCATCTGTGTGTTCTCACA ataTGGAGAGGTTGTTAACATTAATCTCGTGAGGGACAAGAAGACTGGAAAATCCAAAGGGTTCTGTTTCCTCTGCTATGAAGACCAGAGGAGCACAGTCCTGGCCGTTGATAACTTCAATGGGATCAAG ATTAAAGGACGAACCATCCGGGTGGATCATGTGTCTAACTACCGTGCTCCAAAGGACTCAGAAGAGTTGGATGATGTGACCAGAGAGCTCCAGGAGAAGGGCTGTGGGGTGCACACCCCCTCACCAAGTTCGTCTGAGGGCTCTGATGATGACAAATCcacaaaaaagcacaaaaaag acaaaaaggaaaaaaagaaaagaaagaaagacaaagacAAGACTGACCAGGAGGTCCAGGCAGAGCCACTATCCTCCTCTTCATCACCCAGGAGCAAGATgatgaaggagaaggaggagcctGGCTTGAACAAGCACTGCAGCAAGAACTCAGAGAGGGCTCAGAAGGCAGAGTCCAGAGAGGGCCGGAAACACCACCCCAGCTCCCCTGAGGTCAGGACCACCTGGCGCGATGGAGCGGCAGACCCGGAGAGGGAGCCAAGGAAGGAGAAACCCAAGCAGGAGCTCAAGTCTTCGagcaggagggaggaaagagaggAGAAGAACAGGGATCGGGACAGAGGTCGCAGCTCAGACACACACTCTAGCTGGCCCAACGGTCGTTCTGAAGGGCATAGTCACAGGAGTAGAAGTAGGAGCCGAGAGAGATTCCGTAGGCACAAGAGGGCCCGGCATTCCCGAGACTGGGAGGCCTCTAATCCCAGTGACCGCAGGCATAACTGA
- the RBMX2 gene encoding RNA-binding motif protein, X-linked 2 isoform X3 gives MNPLTKVKLINELNEREVQLGVADKVSWHSEYKDSAWVFLGGLPYELTEGDIICVFSQYGEVVNINLVRDKKTGKSKGFCFLCYEDQRSTVLAVDNFNGIKIKGRTIRVDHVSNYRAPKDSEELDDVTRELQEKGCGVHTPSPSSSEGSDDDKSTKKHKKGYQYKSMVSSRLPQPFGKGP, from the exons ATGAA CCCTTTGACTAAGGTGAAGCTGATCAACGAGCTGAATGAGCGGGAGGTCCAGCTTGGGGTGGCCGATAAGGTTTCCTGGCACTCCGAGTACAAGGACAGCGCCTGGGTCTTCTTGG GAGGGCTTCCTTATGAACTGACTGAAGGAGACATCATCTGTGTGTTCTCACA ataTGGAGAGGTTGTTAACATTAATCTCGTGAGGGACAAGAAGACTGGAAAATCCAAAGGGTTCTGTTTCCTCTGCTATGAAGACCAGAGGAGCACAGTCCTGGCCGTTGATAACTTCAATGGGATCAAG ATTAAAGGACGAACCATCCGGGTGGATCATGTGTCTAACTACCGTGCTCCAAAGGACTCAGAAGAGTTGGATGATGTGACCAGAGAGCTCCAGGAGAAGGGCTGTGGGGTGCACACCCCCTCACCAAGTTCGTCTGAGGGCTCTGATGATGACAAATCcacaaaaaagcacaaaaaag GATATCAATACAAGTCCATGGTGTCCAGCCGTCTCCCTCAG CCTTTTGGGAAaggtccctaa